The Anoplopoma fimbria isolate UVic2021 breed Golden Eagle Sablefish chromosome 5, Afim_UVic_2022, whole genome shotgun sequence genome contains a region encoding:
- the atoh1c gene encoding transcription factor Atoh7, which yields MPPSKSFFAPFISVAPPGPERSRRGCDHRDAPCAVVELRLGPAGGALHYIQPDKCTLERAQRRRRLAANARERRRMLGLNVAFDRLRSVIPNLESEKKLSKSETLQMAQIYISTLSELLEEEGPCGATAPTCATRPPGATAAAAGEPSGQVRDFDTGKSSGGPARTEERSYSEDTWGRTSGNK from the coding sequence ATGCCGCCGAGTAAAAGCTTCTTCGCGCCCTTCATCTCCGTGGCTCCACCGGGGCCAGAGCGCTCCAGACGCGGCTGCGACCACCGCGACGCTCCGTGCGCCGTCGTGGAGCTCCGGCTGGGCCCCGCCGGCGGCGCGCTGCACTACATCCAGCCGGACAAGTGCACTCTGGAGCGGGCGCAGAGACGGAGACGCCTGGCTGCCAACGCccgggagaggaggaggatgctggGGCTCAACGTCGCCTTCGACCGGCTGCGGAGCGTCATCCCCAACCTGGAGAGCGAGAAGAAGCTCTCCAAGTCGGAGACGCTGCAGATGGCACAGATTTACATCTCCACCCTCAgcgagctgctggaggaggagggcccCTGTGGAGCCACGGCACCGACCTGCGCAACGAGACCCCCGGgggccactgctgctgctgccggagaGCCGTCGGGCCAAGTCCGGGACTTTGACACCGGGAAGAGCAGCGGAGGCCCGGCGcgcacagaggagaggagttaTAGCGAGGACACGTGGGGGAGGACGAGCGGGAACAAATGA